One stretch of Amycolatopsis sp. NBC_00345 DNA includes these proteins:
- a CDS encoding MoaD/ThiS family protein, translated as MATIVLSTAWTQGSGSTFVCTGGPLGDVLKRFAAAEPRYRHRIIGKDGEPFRYYNVYLDGQAVPRRGRDAVLVGEETTVHIVPPLAGG; from the coding sequence ATGGCGACGATTGTGCTGTCGACGGCCTGGACCCAGGGCTCGGGATCGACTTTCGTGTGCACCGGCGGCCCCCTCGGGGACGTGCTGAAGCGGTTCGCCGCGGCCGAACCCCGCTACCGGCACCGGATCATCGGCAAGGACGGCGAGCCGTTCCGCTACTACAACGTTTACCTTGACGGCCAGGCCGTCCCGCGCCGAGGCCGGGACGCCGTGCTGGTCGGCGAGGAAACCACCGTGCACATCGTGCCGCCGCTGGCCGGCGGCTGA
- a CDS encoding formylglycine-generating enzyme family protein, protein MTDVTGLGDPRGVADMIVVPGAEFVPGAEPGQLDWLQAEGQAFPREWFADETAAGAVTVPPFRIDAVTVTVARFREFVRATGYVTDAEHNGYGLVYTDSYWSELDGACWSAPAGPGVAVGNRDDHPVVHISWPDAHAYASYAGKRLPTETEWELAARGLTGRLWPWGDTWDRTRANTAEFHAGELTSLEQWKRWWRGIHARSGPVPLTTPVGSFPGGVSPAGCHDMAGNVYEWTATTASLYRGAQECDATIRSVMGRYRAIRGGSWMNFRYQVRCTERMYGDPDGWSNFALGFRCATDA, encoded by the coding sequence ATGACCGACGTGACTGGCCTGGGCGACCCGAGGGGCGTGGCCGACATGATCGTGGTGCCCGGCGCCGAGTTCGTGCCCGGCGCCGAACCCGGCCAGCTCGACTGGCTGCAGGCCGAGGGCCAGGCGTTCCCTCGGGAGTGGTTCGCCGACGAGACCGCCGCCGGCGCCGTCACCGTGCCGCCGTTCCGGATTGACGCGGTCACGGTGACGGTGGCGCGGTTCCGCGAGTTCGTGCGCGCGACCGGGTACGTCACCGACGCGGAGCACAACGGCTACGGCCTGGTCTACACCGACAGCTACTGGTCGGAGCTCGACGGGGCCTGCTGGTCGGCGCCCGCGGGACCCGGTGTGGCCGTGGGGAACCGCGATGACCATCCCGTTGTGCACATCTCCTGGCCGGACGCGCACGCGTACGCGTCGTACGCGGGCAAGCGGCTGCCCACCGAGACCGAGTGGGAGCTGGCGGCCCGGGGGCTGACCGGCCGGCTCTGGCCGTGGGGCGACACGTGGGACCGGACCCGGGCCAACACCGCGGAGTTCCACGCCGGTGAGCTGACCTCGCTGGAGCAGTGGAAGCGGTGGTGGCGCGGGATTCACGCGCGGTCCGGGCCGGTACCGCTGACCACACCGGTCGGCTCGTTCCCCGGGGGCGTGAGCCCGGCGGGGTGCCACGACATGGCCGGCAACGTCTACGAGTGGACCGCGACGACCGCCAGCCTCTACCGGGGCGCGCAGGAGTGCGACGCGACCATCCGCTCGGTAATGGGCCGCTACCGCGCCATCCGCGGTGGCTCGTGGATGAACTTCCGTTACCAGGTCCGGTGTACCGAGCGGATGTACGGCGATCCGGACGGCTGGTCGAACTTCGCGCTCGGGTTCCGCTGCGCGACGGACGCCTGA
- a CDS encoding class I SAM-dependent methyltransferase, protein MSIPTEPAAFGADHVEVYELTYRHRGKSWEDEARDVTAIVRGLRADATALLDVACGTGAHLAEFARHFGHTEGLEIAPAMRERALSRLPATTAVHDGDMRTFELGRRFDAVTCLFTAAAFLPTPADLTTAIRRMAAHLVPGGVLVVEPWYFPETFLDGYLGGDLVRLPDRVVSRVSRSVRVADATQLHVEWTVADATGIRRFTELEVMSLFTREQYLTAFDLAGCDAHYRPGWLTGRGLFVAVRRPG, encoded by the coding sequence ATGAGCATCCCCACCGAACCGGCGGCGTTCGGCGCCGACCACGTCGAGGTCTACGAACTCACCTACCGCCACCGCGGCAAGAGCTGGGAGGACGAGGCGCGGGACGTCACCGCGATCGTGCGCGGCCTGCGCGCGGACGCGACCGCGCTGCTCGACGTGGCCTGTGGCACCGGCGCGCATCTGGCGGAGTTCGCCCGCCACTTCGGCCACACCGAAGGCCTCGAGATCGCGCCGGCGATGCGCGAGCGGGCCCTGAGCCGTCTGCCGGCCACGACGGCGGTGCACGACGGCGACATGAGGACGTTCGAGCTCGGCCGCCGGTTCGACGCCGTCACCTGCCTGTTCACCGCCGCGGCCTTCCTGCCCACCCCCGCCGACCTGACCACCGCGATCCGCCGGATGGCCGCGCACCTGGTGCCGGGCGGCGTGCTGGTCGTGGAGCCGTGGTATTTCCCGGAGACCTTCCTCGACGGCTACCTCGGCGGTGACCTCGTCCGGCTGCCCGACCGGGTCGTGTCCCGGGTGTCGCGGTCGGTGCGCGTGGCCGACGCGACCCAGCTGCACGTGGAGTGGACCGTGGCCGACGCGACGGGGATCCGCCGCTTCACCGAGCTCGAAGTGATGAGCCTGTTCACCCGCGAGCAGTACCTCACCGCGTTCGACCTGGCCGGCTGCGACGCGCACTACCGCCCCGGCTGGCTGACCGGGCGGGGCCTGTTCGTCGCCGTCCGGCGGCCCGGCTGA